The following coding sequences are from one Helicoverpa zea isolate HzStark_Cry1AcR chromosome 4, ilHelZeax1.1, whole genome shotgun sequence window:
- the LOC124629972 gene encoding uncharacterized protein KIAA1143 homolog encodes MNKKRNVSYIKPEDPEFLKVLKRQAGYDDKNHKFDDLMNAEDDFVDDEDSEQPQVVVLKDGDLTAEEAEAERIRIEKLESETKADLTQRVVFKAKGKSAESSTSKRKHETSSKIKEKKSRPILSFDDNEEDDAEDIET; translated from the coding sequence ATGAATAAGAAAAGAAATGTGAGTTATATAAAACCTGAAGATCCAGAATTTCTCAAAGTATTAAAAAGGCAAGCTGGGTATGATGACAAGAACCACAAGTTCGATGATCTAATGAATGCTGAAGATGATTTTGTTGATGATGAAGACAGTGAACAGCCACAGGTGGTGGTGCTTAAAGATGGCGACCTAACAGCAGAGGAAGCAGAGGCAGAGAGAATTAGAATAGAAAAATTGGAATCTGAAACAAAGGCAGATTTAACTCAGCGTGTTGTGTTTAAGGCAAAAGGAAAGTCAGCTGAGTCTTCAACTTCAAAAAGGAAGCATGAAACAAGCTCGAAAATCAAAGAAAAGAAAAGTCGTCCAATATTATCATTTGATGACAACGAGGAAGATGATGCTGAAGATATTGAAACATGA
- the LOC124629971 gene encoding pancreatic triacylglycerol lipase-like, with protein MLTDSQINNHSSYISRYGADYGTKWIYFPDDDGEYHYINLTNTENDDNFIRDAMYDEMEFRLYLRNDSNSFILLDERGRLANRRDVCYIKNIFIPEMPLKIITHGWLSSVDANGVSSIKNAYLETKNVNVMTVDWSYTASSIFYPWAANATKTIGARIASLLDGLNKLYNVTGNQIHLIGHSLGAHVMGIAASTTSSTVHRVTGLDPARPFFEYPPKDDDAKLDSSDANFVDVIHTCGGLLGFEGSIGTADFFPNKGVAPQPGCDNIFKIFEACSHGRSFFYFTESIKYPKSFPAYQCQTWLKFLEHRCVHNGFMGESANGNMSGKYFLKTNSFEPFGLRAN; from the exons ATGCTTACAGATTCCCAAATTAATAATCATTCAAGCTACATCAGTCGATACGGTGCTGACTATGGTACTAAATGGATTTATTTTCCGGACGATGACGGGGAATATCACTACATAAAtctaacaaatactgaaaatgatGACAATTTCATACGGGACGCAATGTATGATGAAATGGAATTCAGATTATATCTGAG GAACGACTcgaacagttttattttgctAGATGAACGGGGACGGTTGGCCAACAGGAGAGACGtttgttacataaaaaatattttcatacccGAAATGcctcttaaaataataactcaTGGTTGGCTATCTTCGGTGGATGCAAATGGAGTATCGAGTATAAAAAATGCGTACTTGGAAACTAAAAATGTCAATGTGATGACTGTGGATTGGAGCTATACAGCAagttctatattttatccgtggGCGGCAAATGCGACTAAAACTATCGGAGCCAGAATAGCCAGTCTACTGGATGGGTTAAACAAACTATACAACGTGACTGGTAATCAGATACACCTTATTGGTCACAGCCTTGGAGCTCATGTTATGGGTATAGCGGCCTCTACAACCAGCAGCACTGTGCATAGGGTCACGG GTCTCGATCCAGCAAGACCTTTTTTTGAATACCCGCCTAAAGATGACGATGCGAAACTAGATTCTTCTGATGCAAATTTTGTCGACGTAATTCACACCTGTGGTGGTCTATTAGGGTTTGAAGGATCAATTGGTACAGCCGATTTTTTCCCTAATAAAGGAGTTGCCCCGCAACCAGGATGCGATAATATTTTCAAGATCTTCG aagCGTGCAGCCACGGCCGatcatttttttactttacggAATCAATCAAATATCCGAAATCTTTTCCAGCTTATCAATGTCAAACGTGGCTTAAGTTTCTAGAACATCGATGTGTTCATAATGGATTTATGGGAGAAAGTGCCAATGGGAATATgtctggaaaatattttttgaaaacaaacTCATTTGAACCATTTGGTTTACGCGCTAATTGA